From Cinclus cinclus chromosome 26, bCinCin1.1, whole genome shotgun sequence, one genomic window encodes:
- the SERINC2 gene encoding serine incorporator 2 codes for MGACLGVCSLLSCVSCLCGSAPCLLCGCCPSAKNSTITRLLFTIFLFLGTLVSIIMIIPGVEKELHKLPGFCEGSGSVLGVQTNVDCSTFLGHKAVYRMGFAMAAFFCLFAVLMVCVRSSKDPRAALQNGFWFFKFLVLVGITVGAFYIPDGAFTSVWFYFGVVGSFLFILIQLVLLIDFAHSWSQRWLHNADEGSAKGWYAALCAVTFIFYAASIVAVVLLYIYYTKPEGCTEGKAFISINLILCLIVSVVSILPKIQEAQPHSGLLQASLITLYTIYVTWSALANVPTQRCNPTLLVRNSTGSATATEPLTTWWDAPSIVGLVIFILCTLFISLRSSDHPQVNKLMLTEESGAGAGPAGAEEGGVHRAYDNEQDGVSYNYTFFHLCLLLAALYIMMTLTNWYRPDESLQVLRSPWTAVWVKICSSWAGLLLYLWTLVAPLVLPDRDFS; via the exons GTGTCGTGTCTCTGTGGCTCTGCCCCGTGCCTGCTCTGCGGCTGCTGCCCCTCGGCCAAGAACTCCACCATCACCCGCCTCCTCTTCaccatcttcctcttcctcGGCACCCTCGTGTCCATCATCATGATAATCCCAGGCGTGGAAAAGGAGTTGCACAAG CTCCCTGGTTTCTGTGAAGGCAGTGGGTCAGTGCTGGGGGTCCAGACCAACGTGGACTGCAGCACCTTCCTGGGCCACAAGGCCGTGTACCGCATGGGCTTCGCCATGGCCGCCTTCTTCTGCCTCTTTGCTGTGCTCATGGTGTGCGTGCGCAGCAGCAAGGACCCGCGGGCCGCCCTGCAGAACGG CTTCTGGTTCTTCAagttcctggtgctggtggGGATCACGGTGGGGGCCTTCTACATCCCCGACGGTGCCTTCACCTCAG TCTGGTTTTACTTCGGTGTGGTCGGCtccttcctcttcatcctcatccAGCTCGTGCTCCTCATTGACTTCGCGCACTCCTGGAGCCAGCGGTGGCTGCACAACGCGGACGAGGGCAGTGCCAAGGGCTGGTACGCAG ccctttGTGCCGTCACCTTCATCTTCTATGCTGCCTCCATCGTGGCCGTTGTGCTGCTCTACATCTACTACACCAAGCCTGAGGGCTGCACGGAGGGCAAGGCCTTCATCAGCATCAACCTCATCCTCTGCCTCATTGTCTCAGTTGTGTCTATCCTGCCCAAGATCCAG GAGGCTCAGCCACACTcggggctgctgcaggcatcCCTCATCACCCTCTACACCATCTACGTCACATGGTCTGCCCTGGCCAACGTGCCAA CCCAGCGCTGTAACCCCACGCTGCTGGTGAGGAACAGCACTGGTTCAGCCACAGCCACTGAGCCGCTGACAACCTGGTGGGATGCCCCGAGCATCGTGGGGCTGGTGATCTTCATCCTCTGCACCCTCTTCATCAG CCTGCGCTCCTCGGACCACCCGCAGGTGAACAAGCTGATGCTGACGGAGgagagcggggccggggccgggccggccgGGGCGGAGGAGGGCGGGGTGCACCGAGCCTACGACAACGAGCAGGACGGCGTCTCCTACAACTACACCTTCTTCCACCTGTGCCTCCTCCTCGCCGCTCTCTACATCATGATGACCCTCACCAACTGGTACAG GCCGGATGAGAGCTTGCAGGTGCTGAGGAGCCCCTGGACGGCCGTGTGGgtgaagatctgctccagctGGGCCGGGCTCCTGCTCTACCTCTGGACCTTGGTGGCTCCGTTGGTGCTGCCGGACCGGGACTTCAGCTAA